The Gadus morhua chromosome 10, gadMor3.0, whole genome shotgun sequence genome segment tgtagctcgaacttcccggcaccctttcaggcgtctcagtaccccaacggaggagtactgcgagacgagtacggctcacGGCCACTTTTGGCGATGGAAACGCAACCCAATGCCGCACCATTTCAGGCTGAACCGACATCCGTTGGAAATGCACCATAACCCAGAGGGAACTGGGGGTGACCATGACCCAAACATCACACCCAAATAACAGCCAATACAGCAGTAAGCCTTACAAACAGACCTCCCCGGACCCATGCTTACtgatatttttatatttcatacaATAAATCTTTTGTATTTTCGCTTTTCCTTTTTAGTGCATCAAGAAAAGATACTCACCGGACCTCCATAATGTGAAGTAACGGCCCAAAAAACGATTCTCACCATTATTTCAGACATTCATTTCACTTCCAAAATTTTCATTCGAACCGTCAACAGTGGCATGCTCAAACATTCCGGCCGTGTCCCCCGACAGCATCAGTACGAGGGCCCACCTTGGTGATCCTGGTGTACGTCTCCGAGTGGCTGCCGGTCTCAAAGGGGGGGTTGCCGACCAAACACTCGTAGCAGAGGACGCCGATGCACCACAGGTCCACCTTCTCGTCGTGCGAGTGGCCCTCCACCATCTCTGGGGGCAGGTAGTCCAGGGTACCGCACATCGTGCGGCGCCTTCGCAACACAGAGGGGACGTGGATTTGAGAACCAATAACACTCAAGGAGCTTCTGAATGTTAAAGATGCATCTGTTCAATTCTTATCACTGTATTTCTGCTGTGGCAAACGCCATTTCCCATCTGCGCGCACATCTAGTCCCTTTACTAAAAGACAAACTACAAAATATAGCAACTGGGAATTAAATTCACTAGCCCCAGCAGGTCTGTTTggtagcagaacttctggggggtGACGGCACAGAAAACTGACGAGACTTTATTATTGTACGCAAAACAGTCCCTACTCAGGCACGCTCATTCAACTAAATGCTTTTTCTAGAATACACCCTGTTTTCTGCTTCCATTGGTTCTCATCAAAACAACATCAGAGGGTTTACAAATACTATCCGATAACAAGACATCTAATCAACCTTATCATTAACCTCATCAATACACCTGTTCAGCGCACTTGtttttttaacctttttaaACCAACTGTACAATCAGTATTCAAGTTGTGTACATGatgaattaaatacaataatttTAGTCAGACAATTTGTAGTGACCTAATTATAAAGGCTTCATAAGAGATACAGCCATATATTTTCTATAATCCAAACTAATTTTTAAGAGACATGACAGAATTTCCTCTGCACTCAAACGCATTCGGAATCTCTACTGCGTGTTCACACTAGGCCTGCACGATTCCAATTCTAATTTAAAACTTAAATCCACACGGGCGAATCGAGATCGCGATTTTATAACGATTTATCATGCAGGCCTAGTTCACACCCGAGTTTGATTGCCCGACAAGTCATAAGCCATCGTGGTAGTGATTTGTGCAAGTTTTATCAAGCGACTTTAGTCGCGCTTGTATGAGGAAGTTGAGTTGTTGTGGAAGTAACAGAGAcatcggagaacccaacgcagtctttTCATAATATCAACCGGAGGGGCACACAGCTTTTGTCCGCgatattatatgatatttatatactatcatatatagagctccgggagtcgcaataggcaacaatcactttctcctccatgctgcggttcactccggactgcactgcagggaacggttggccgatTGAACGCTGTTACGCTACGTCACTCAGGGAGTgaccgctgattggctgtcatcacgcgactGTCCTGGCAAAAGTTccaatatttcaactcgagcgacgTGTCGTGTCACTCTActaaatcctcgtgaacgcgcgcGCCCGTACCAGGGCGTTCATGCCGCGCCACATTTCAAATCATGCTGCAGGTTTTTCTAGCGACAAAGGTCGCCTGATACGCGTCTACGTTTACCTTGTATGGAGTATTGTCGCCcagtcgcgtttggtgtgtgaACGCACGGTTATGTGGCCCCCAATGAAAACGTATTGCCCACGCCTGATCCAACATCGGACTTGTGAGACTACTAATAAAGATTGTTTGGTGTCATGAAACAGATTTTGAGTTTAACGGTTTGTGTCCTTTAAGGTGTAGATTTCATCCACCTTTAGGTTGATCAGACACAATGCTCATGTGGGAGTGCTGTCAACTCACCTCAGGGATGGCGCGTGAACCGACCAGCCGAAGTCTGCGATCTTCAGCTCTCCACGGAAGCCGAGAAGGAGATTCTCAGGCTTGATGTCGCGATGAATCACCTTTTTCTCATGGCAGTACAACAGCGCATCGGATATCTCCTCCATGTACTGAAACATAAACAGACTGGAAAATtagacaaaaatacatttagcTAACGACTGGTTTTAACTCCAGTTAAAGTTATTGTACAGTAATCATACATTTTATGTTGTCCAACTGCTTTTCAAAGTCTGGATGCGCAGTTCTGTATTTTTTTCCCTTACCATTGCATGCCTAAGACAGTAGGTGAGAAAAGACTAAAACATCGAATTCAAtattttcaacataaaatacaaAGTTGGCTTCAACAAAAGCACTTTAAATCAGGCATTGATTGCAGAGCTTCACCACTGAATGTGAACAGTGCTCGTGGCCGTCAGTAATGTTCAGGGGAGATTCACTTGTGTACCCACACTTGGTAACTTCTACTACTTCAAACCATTTCAACCCAGTACAACCGAGCCAGTGAAGCCGTTTGTCTCATGATCCCAAAAAACGCAGACTAAAGACATTTTCCAACCCTCCACATCATGTTACAATCACAATAAACAgacaataaatataaaaatagatGAATAGTGGACCCCCTTACCGTGGCAGTGCGCTGGTCGTCAAAACGTCCGCACTTCTGGAGCTCCTTGTAAAGCTCGCCCCGTGGGGCGTACTCCAGGATCAGGAAGACTCGCGTGCGATCGTGGAAGTAGTTGTAAAATTGAAGGATGTTGGGATGCCTAAACAGAGAGTAGAATATCAGCATCTTTGGTTATAAATACTTCACAATGTTTGGGCAGTTTTAAGTAAACTGAGAAAATATGTAACAATagattcagggcatttagcagacgcttttattcaaagcgacttacaatgatTAAGTTCGGCCGCagacaaacaaaaatatattgacGTTGGTACAGTATAGATGTTCATAATAAACAAGTGCCAATATACAACTTACATCTTATAAGATCATCAAACAGTATTACCATTAAAAACTAGACTTATTTCCTAACCACCTACTTGAGGTGGGCCTGGATCTCGATCTCTCTCCGCAGCTGGTGCTCCAcgccctccttctccatctggGACTTGAACAGACACTTCAGTGCAATCACTGCTTTCGTCTTCTTCTCTCGTGCCATATAGACGTTTCCAAACTTGCCCTTGCCCAGCGGTCGACCGATGTCAAAGTTCTTGATACTGACATTCAGATGAAACCAAGAAGGGATATTAGTACGCGTTACAAAACATAGACAGAGGTTCAGCAAGAGAGCTTAACATGCTATACAGAAATACAAATGAGAAGTAAAGCCCTTCTTCGCCAAGTGAACAATAGGGCTTGCACCTCACAACACTACATCTAAATGACTATTTTGGAATCAAAAAAGCCTTTGAAGGTTTTTTGGTCATCGTTTAGTCATTAATCCTTAAATTATTCTGTCATatggaaaaacatttgtttgaaaCTGCAAAAGCATTTATAATGCGAGATGGTGCCCAGTAGTTTATTATCCTGAGCTATGATTTATTGACTTGGATTTAGGACTACATTACGCTATAGATTTCTCATTATCGAAAAATATCACAAACAAAAACTTGCATATAACGACCCTATACGATAACTAAGAATTCTTACCTTAGGGGAGTCGTAATCGGTGGGTAGACAGGATCTCTTACTGGtcctgaaaaaaaagagagatcTATTTAGAAAAATACGTTCATCAACACATCTTTCATTTATAAATGACATTAGAAGGTGTCCAAGTACCCATGACTGCAGAGGTCTCTGGCCGTGGATTGACTTGAACACGCTGTGGACCAACTGATGAACTCATGGCCGTGAACTGATATTTGGAAAGACACCATTATTGATTCATTCACTATCACATCAAATGCTTAAATGATTAATAAGAGTGAATGAATATTTGTTCAATAAGCGGTCCCTGTGTTGTCGAGTCCGAGAGGAACCTACTTGTCTTAGGGAGCCTTTGGGATCGGCGTTCTCCTTGTTCTGCAAAAAAGCAGAACACAACGACAGATTTTAGTCCCATTCCATTAATCacttataataattattttttacacGGAAAGAGTTAACCTATTCAGAAATCAATGACCAGTTGTTTTCGCCTAATGTTGTCTATACGGCTAAAGATCAATTAAGACACATGAATAAGAAGTCTGGCACACAGCCGCTAGCTGTACAGGTAACGTTAGCTTCTATTTAATGAATGATAATCCGCCGTGACCTAGAATCTTTTAGCGAAATTAAGTGAGTTACCCACACGTTTAGATTAACAAGCAATGTTAGGCAAgtagtgtttttattttatattagatTATAATAAGACGGAAGACCTTAAAGCCAAGCTAAGCTATTCACAAAAGCAAAGATAGACGTGAAAACTAACACTGCAATTTAAACGGAAGTGTATCTGAGGATTGATGAAAATGTCCATTCTTAATAAAGTTATATAATGTATCAAGTAAATACTTTACCTTCGACATTTTGAATAATGCCGATGCCAGACTTGTAGGAGCGCAGCACAACCTAAGCTATGTAAGTATTTTGAATGTCCACCGCGGCCAACGTTTAAAAAATTCGTTGCTCCTGATTGGCTTGGTGGTCTCGACGCGCTGTACAGAGGATGCTCATTGGTCAAAATAGGACCATTCTTCGGGACTTGTGATGCTGCATAgcgtggcgaagtcacgccctttccggtagaggccacgggacctatgagatcgaaaaatatgaatgggtttcaatggagagaaagtaactattttctggtcccagtctttatatgaccCGGATTACCCAtctgttgtttgtgtatttaaatgataatttttcaagcaaagaaaacaaaaaatcttctctccattgaaaccattaatatttttcgatctcacaGGCTCTACCGGACGGGGCGTGACTTGAAAATATTAATTCAAATTCGTATTAATATTTTCCTTTTCTCTTAGGAACTGAAATTTATTATGAATCAAACAgttatgtatttgttttgtgtgtcggTTTTAAGTAACTTTGTTctgtatcatttatttatttattattattttttaagtgcagtgtaaaacaataaatgcatgatttttttgtgtttgggtttcattgaaaaacaataaatataacACTATACAAAAtaactatttatttataattaaatgCTGAGCGTTGGTTTATTCAAAATAGGAATTAACTTCCACAGAAAATGGTGTTcccatgatttattttttcatatttaaaataataactaTTTTGGATACAGTAATGATGATACACTAATGTGCCATTAGTGTatcatcatttttttttccaatatgCCCAGGCACAGCTATAACAAATACAAAAGGAAAACAATAGGACCTCATTAGGGTTGGTCATATTACCATGTTTTATGTGATCACTGGAGTTCAAGCTTTGGTTGTTTACAAATGGAAGAAACAGGAAACAGGTGGAACATTGCGAACAGTATACCCTTCATCTCAATAGCTGACATCTGCTAGTTGTGGCTTTAGCAAGTAGCAGCTTCCTGTCTGCATGTTGAGACCGTTGTGTTAATAAAACATAGAGACTGTGTAGATACAATGGAGTTAAGGCTAAAGAGACAAGAACATGGTCAATTGGCCGAGTACATAACAAAGTGACAATCTAGTCAGAATTTATTTGAACAGAACAGTTGGTGAACACTAGCGTACAGTGTGGCAACAGGGCAGCTAACGACCGCTGCAATCGCGGAATGGGGTCGTTCCCGTCTTGTCTCTTATGGCCGTCCTCTTCCTCGTTCGCACCTGCCGCCTCCCcgctgtccctctcctcctcctcctggtcgcTGCCCTCCCCGTCCACCCGCGGCGGGGCCTGCTTTGGCTGGAAGAAAACTTCCAGGAACTCCAACTTGCGCAGCTGACGGATCATCCTGCAGCTCCTCAGTACCTGCATCTCGCTGAGAGTGCACGCCCACAAGCAGAGGCTGTGGAGGTCTTTGAGACGGCTGGCGCACAGCAGACCCGGccccacctccttcccccccaggctcagctcctccagccccaGCCAGCCAGACCCCAGACCCAGTGAGGCCATTTGTAGCTGATAGCCCTGCCTCCCGGTGATGCCTATCTCTAAAAACTTGAGCTTGGACAGCCCCTCCAGGCCCGATCCAGAGTGTTTGGCCGCACAGCTCCGCAGACCGTTGGCCGTCACGCGGAAAGTGTCGCGCAACTCTAGGCGACTCAGCCTATCCCAGGAGGTCAGGCTCTGGAGGTGCTGGTCGGTGAAGGACGGCACGTTGTTGAGGACCAGTCGCTCAATGCTGACCCCCGACGAGGAGCCCGTTCGTTTTCCTGCCGTGCTCTGTTCTGGTTGCTGGGCGCCGACGTTGGAGGGCGCGCCGCCATGACCCGGCGACTCACTACCAGGGGTCAGGTTGAAGAAGCTTGGGGGCAGCTCGCAGCCACGGAGCTCCAGCACCTGCAACGTCGGCGGGAGGAGATGGCAGCTGGGCAAGCCTCTGAGGTCTGTGTGCAGCAGGTAGAGTTTGCGCAGGCGGGGGCACTTGAGCGTCAAAGCTCTGAGCCAGGACTTGGATAAAAAGACGCCTCCCCTTGCCGAAAGCAGCAAGCCACGCAACCGCAGGCACCGTAGCCCACAGCCGAGGTACTGGCGTAGTAGAACCCAGAGGATGCGGGAAGTCACCTGACCAACAATGAGCAGCAAGGATAATAGATGGGGTGAAGAATGACAACATACCAGTAGACAAAAGAAAACGCAATATTTGAACTTTTGACAACTAATACCTTTATGATTCCTGTAAATGAATTGTTAATAAGATCATGGAAAATAAGTAAATGTTGATTGACATCAGATGCATAACCCGTACACGTTGTTAATTCGTCTCGTAGGATTTATGTTGTTGGTAGAACAACCAAATAGTCAAACACAGTCAATCAAAACAAATGCCTTCGTACCCCTTTCCAGGCAGTGAGATCAACAAGTCTCCACAATCTCTGGTCTTTCACAAGACGTTTCCATCTTTCACACACCCTGAAAAAGAGCCACGAAATATATAATCAGATGATATGAGTGACAACATAGAGGTTTACTGTGTTTGAATACGATATATAACAAGCAGATAGGTACGCTCAGAAACAATGAGTACCGCTCACGTTACCTTCCCGCTCTGACCAGCTCTCGCACACctaaatacgataaaatatcaattAAAATATTCTCGGGGAAGTAATCCAGATTCCAGACTCGAAAATCTTCCATTTTGTAAACAAACTCTTGTACACGGAAGATATATCCCGACGCACCGCCGTTGCATACGATCACAAACACTGAAGAAAGATTTCTCACAGCGACAATAGTACCTAGTCTAAAAACCGACTCACAAATGCCATTATTATCCCAAATATACGATGCTAATGAAAACACTATACTTTAAAATCTGCCATGTTCCTCCACAGGAATCTGACATGATCGCGATAATCGTTCCCAATTGTCGTTTGTTGTTAACATCTGCAGTAACAGCGCCACCCCCGGTTGGTTTTCTACTAGGGGAGGAAGAACCCAGCGCGCATGCGTGGTTCATCGGACAAGATGGCGACGAGCaatggtggagggatggaggtggaCGGCGCCGGTATGTGTCTATTAATACCCCTTCAGTGGCTAACACACAATAATATGCTGGCCAATATGGTGTTAAATATTCCTTTGCATGTTTCGCATTCCGTGTTTACAGATCGTACACCAGGGATCTGTACAATAAGCGcgctaacacacacgcatgcaccacCCTGTGAGCTAGCATAAATTCATAACTGTCAACAAAGTCATCAGTCACTGGCGTGTCTCAGTGGAGTATTCATTAAATGATGTCCCCCACAGCAACACTATTGATCATGATCGGAAAAACAACTCGTATACATTGTAACAGCCACTAGCACATTCTCCTTTAACCACTTTGTAAAGTCACGAACTTTCGCAATTGGAACCAGGGCGGTATTGTCAAGTTTTGGTGCTCATcttccattttttgtgtgtgtgtgaacgcagCCAGCCCCAGCGTCATGGCCTCTGGGCTCACCGGCAGCGTGTCTGTTGCCTTGCATCCACTCGTCATCCTCAATATATCAGATCACTGGATACGGATTCGCTCACAGGAGGGGCGGCCGATGCAGGGTACTGTATAATTCACTGTTCCACGCCTCACTGAAATAGGGCCCATGAGCAGTAAGATATGTGATGTTATCTTGACAAACTGCAAACCAAGCAAGTAATACCTTGAATCCTTCTGATTCAACATAATTCAAAGTCGTGTTTACTAACCGAGTATATGATTTGTTGCAGTGATTGGAGCCCTGATTGGGAAACAGGAAGGTAGAAACATTGAGGTGATGAACTCCTTCGAGCTGCTCTCCCACACCGTAGACGAGCGAGCACATATCGACAAAGAGTACTACTACACCAAGGAAGAACAATGTGAGAGGAACACAACCTTCCTGTGAATTAGTCTTCCAGGccttgtctgtctctttgtttattttccgGTTGTCTTCTTTTAACCTTTTACTCTATGCATCAGACGTGCAGCTCTTTTCTCAGTGTGATGTTTAccttccctctgcctccccaaaTGTAAACTAGCATATTGAGGAGCATATACTATGTCCTAAATACATAGACACTCGCTGTATGAGCTTTGCTCGGAATAATATCCTGTTCCTATTGTAATATTCCCTCATATCCTTCACAGTCAAACAGGTGTTCAAAGAGATGGAGTTCCTGGGCTGGTACACTACAGGAGGTCCACCAGAACAATCTGACATCCACATTCATAAGCAGGTATACTGAGCAGAGGAGCAAACACATTGGGTCGACCCGTGTAACATATTGTTCTTGTTACTGGTTACATTCATCTGGCTGCTGCTCTTTCAGATCTGTGAGATCATCGAGAGTCCTCTGTTCCTGAAACTCAACCCGTTGACCAAACATACAGATGTGAGTCCAGCCATATGTTTTTCTCCAGGGCCTCTGTGCGAAAGCGTTATGTATTACAGTTCCGCTTTGGGAAAAGAATAACAttgccttttattttattttgcagcTTCCTGTTACAGTATTCGAGTCAGTGATCGACATAATCAATGGCGAGGTGAGGACCCCTTCTCTGTACCGAAATGTACTTCTGCCAGCCACATTTATGAAGCTAGACATGTGTAAATAGTTAAGGGTGCGTGAGGGCTGCATTAGTATCAAATGTGTTCACGTATTCTTATAACAGAATATGGATTCccacaaaaaaaactaaacgtgGTCGCTGCTGATTGGTTCCCTCCCAGGCCACCATGTTGTTTGCGGAGCTCACCTACACGCTGGCCACTGAGGAGGCGGAGAGAATCGGCGTCGACCATGTGGCTCGCATGACCGCCACGGGCACGGGCGAGAACTCCACCGGTAAGGATGGATcatctcgccctctctcgcgcTGACGTCGGACATCCTCAAAGTTCAGCGCAGTAGACGCTTTTtattggatttttttatttgtagagACCCGATCCTCGAACAATGGGCCGGCCATCAGACTTGTTTTGGTTATTTTGAATCACTGAACCGTTGTCCTATTTCGTCGGATTATACTTGACAGCACAGTATTACTACAATGAGCCGGTTAGCTCATCGTGTGGATCGTGTCAGTGTGGAGTCTACGGTGTGTgagctctcctcctctgtctccccagtGGCCGAACACCTCATCGCGCAGCACAGTGCCATAAAGATGCTCCACAGCCGAGTGAGGATAATCCTGGAGTACGTGAAGGCGGTGGATGCAGGTGAGATCATCTATGAGAGTGAACTCTTTAGTCTTTCAGGAGATCCCAGATGCAGCCTTCAAAAGGGATGCACAGGGAATTTCGGGTATGAGCAGAAAGGGTTGGGGATGCTTGCTCCATTTGGGGATCAAGTACAGTACCTTTCGTCAAACAACAAAAGGGTTTGGGAAGTCCCCCGCTGACTTCCAAAGCCTTGTACATGTTGGTGGATCTGacaattattattgatatttatttgacttaattattattaatttagctTTTCATCCCTATCTGTTGGTCCAGGCGAGGTGCCGTTTAACCATGAGATCCTCCGGGAGGCCAACGCTCTGTGCCATCGACTGCCAGTCCTCAGCACCATCGCATTCAAAACAGACTTCTACGATGTAAGCTCCTGCCGGTGGAATATGGCCAAGGCATGCTGTAATGAAGTTAGAATAGGACTGAACTTTATTTTCCACTAGGTGGAGATTTGCCTTTAGATCCATTCAGTGGTTTcaagtagggctgaacgatttggggaaataattgaatgcgattatttcgaccaatattgcgatcTAGTATacgatatttttattttttttaatgttctatATTATTCACATGCAttaaatcattctttagtatgacgaacacaacattggaagcagtccaCATATAAACTTCTCTTTTCTTTAGGCCATGCCtgtgtgttgagattaattgatgcatgaatttatATTATAACATCATTCTTTAACCATTGAATtgtagaagaaaaataaatatgaatcttaATGATCTCTTAAAAACCTCAGGGGTGAGATTCTAgatgttattttatttcttacttttgagcGCTTCATTAATTATGTTATGTATTTCATCACCAGCATGGGATGATATAACACAATGTAATAAGGAACAGCACACAGATGTTCCCATGCTGTTACGAAGCCAGTGTGATTCGttgaacccctccccctccactttCAGCAATGCAACGACGTCGGCCTCATGGCCTACTTGGGGTCCATCACCAAGACGTGCAACAGCATGAACCAGTTCATCAACAAGTTCAACGTGCTGTACGACCGGCAGGGGATCGGCCGCAGGATGAGAGGACTCTTCTTCTGAGCGgcgggaggagctggagaacacAATGAACTCACAAGCACTGCTGGTTTATCTTTACTTTTTTGCTCGCCTTtcttttggttttcttttttcttcgttttttttttttcttttggtcaGGTCAGACAAATGTACTGGATGTTCCTGGTCAAATGCAAGCGCATCGAAAACAAAATACCCCCCCACACTGTACTACACAACTTGGTATAAAGAGATCTAAGTCACTTCGGATGGTTTATGTTGAGTGCACATTCAGATAAATCCCATGTACATGATCccctaaaaaaaatgttttagccCTCTCCCCCTTTGATTTGCTTTGCTCCgttgatgttgaatgttttcGTATGTAATAAATAACTTGATTTTTCATGGGACTTGTATTCTTTTTTTGAATTAATCAAAcccacacataaatataaaagTGAAAGCAACTAGTATACACACACCTTTGCTGACGTTTAGTGAGCTTACACAGAATCTGGTTTACGTTTGGAAAAGGATATGTAGCCGTTTATTTTTAAGTGGTCTTTGTGGTCTTTGTGGTGTGTTTGCTCAGCGTTTGAAGTTGAAGCCCCGCTGGCCCTGAAATTCCGACCCGGGGCGAGGAAAGTTTGAGAGGAGGAAGCTAGGAGAGGAAAGTCGAGAATATTTAGGAGAGGACACAGGGTAGTTAGGAGGGAAGAGAGATTCATTAGAGCATTTAATAAGGATAGGAGATAATAGTTAGTAATAGttaggagtgagggggaggataGTAAGGAGAGGAAATAGTagttaggagagaggagagagaagggtagTAAGGAGAGGAGACATTTAGGCTGTTAatagagaaaggaggagggatgagaggagatGCTAGTTCGGTCTCTTTTTCTAGTCAGCAGTTTTCTGGCTGTTAAATCCCCTGCAGTAGCCAAAATAATGACCTTGTGCTTGTAAATCACTGCCTTTCCTTTTAACAGTCTGCCTTTTTACCTGCCGTATGGAACTAATTATTTGAGAACAAATTATTTCTGTTCACACAAGCTCCTTAAATTCATAAAGAGTGATACCATTCACTGAGCACTGTGTTTTTAACTTTTTAATTCCCAAATGAATCAGAAAGGATTTGTTACGCAGGGCATGTCTTCCTAAACTGCGTGTAGcgtgggatttacaaaatgtaaaataaaataaactacgACAGCCATTAGAGGTGCAGGTTTTATTAACAGGCTACCTGCCCTTTGAACACAGATGTTAACTGTACACTTGGCAGGAAAGAGGCCAGGCATGCTTGATGTCTTGAGCCAGTATATTTGAATCACAAGTCTTTGGTTTAAACaggaaggtggtggaggtggtggtggtggtggtggtggtggtggtggtggtggggctggccTGAGCCCTACTGGCCGTCTTCGACGGGCTCGTCGGCGGGGTCGGCGGGCTGCGGGTACTGGAAGCGGGCCTGGTCGTACAGGTCGTCCACGGGGTTGTAGGCGTTGGGGTAGAAGAGG includes the following:
- the cops6 gene encoding COP9 signalosome complex subunit 6 translates to MRGSSDKMATSNGGGMEVDGAASPSVMASGLTGSVSVALHPLVILNISDHWIRIRSQEGRPMQVIGALIGKQEGRNIEVMNSFELLSHTVDERAHIDKEYYYTKEEQFKQVFKEMEFLGWYTTGGPPEQSDIHIHKQICEIIESPLFLKLNPLTKHTDLPVTVFESVIDIINGEATMLFAELTYTLATEEAERIGVDHVARMTATGTGENSTVAEHLIAQHSAIKMLHSRVRIILEYVKAVDAGEVPFNHEILREANALCHRLPVLSTIAFKTDFYDQCNDVGLMAYLGSITKTCNSMNQFINKFNVLYDRQGIGRRMRGLFF
- the aurkb gene encoding aurora kinase B, which produces MSKNKENADPKGSLRQFTAMSSSVGPQRVQVNPRPETSAVMGPVRDPVYPPITTPLSIKNFDIGRPLGKGKFGNVYMAREKKTKAVIALKCLFKSQMEKEGVEHQLRREIEIQAHLKHPNILQFYNYFHDRTRVFLILEYAPRGELYKELQKCGRFDDQRTATYMEEISDALLYCHEKKVIHRDIKPENLLLGFRGELKIADFGWSVHAPSLRRRTMCGTLDYLPPEMVEGHSHDEKVDLWCIGVLCYECLVGNPPFETGSHSETYTRITKVDLKFPKIVSEGAKDLISKLLRHNPINRLPLRDVLEHPYVKTNSRRVLPPVCNAVKH
- the LOC115552140 gene encoding F-box/LRR-repeat protein 12 produces the protein MEDFRVWNLDYFPENILIDILSYLGVRELVRAGRVCERWKRLVKDQRLWRLVDLTAWKGVTSRILWVLLRQYLGCGLRCLRLRGLLLSARGGVFLSKSWLRALTLKCPRLRKLYLLHTDLRGLPSCHLLPPTLQVLELRGCELPPSFFNLTPGSESPGHGGAPSNVGAQQPEQSTAGKRTGSSSGVSIERLVLNNVPSFTDQHLQSLTSWDRLSRLELRDTFRVTANGLRSCAAKHSGSGLEGLSKLKFLEIGITGRQGYQLQMASLGLGSGWLGLEELSLGGKEVGPGLLCASRLKDLHSLCLWACTLSEMQVLRSCRMIRQLRKLEFLEVFFQPKQAPPRVDGEGSDQEEEERDSGEAAGANEEEDGHKRQDGNDPIPRLQRSLAALLPHCTLVFTNCSVQINSD